From Pongo pygmaeus isolate AG05252 chromosome 1, NHGRI_mPonPyg2-v2.0_pri, whole genome shotgun sequence, one genomic window encodes:
- the LOC129032986 gene encoding protein RoBo-1-like isoform X1: protein MSLSSSLKSLLTVCVLAAFVSSTVVESYKCAQCELEECNNDNKKTCDPSHGCFSEKKELNTTGQRPQSILRKGCSSSKCDPKAFSATLGDKHTFGYGYQCCQAEECNKADFQVARKSSAPNGITCPACYNDQGFTCQPTDLACKGEENKCLEFVGTVKGAQPVFGMGCATETACNLRNMEVTNDVRIHTYCVGSGSGSPQLTSIISSILTALFLLKVLL from the exons ATGTCCCTGTCCTCCAGCCTAAAGAGTCTCCTCACCGTCTGTGTCCTCGCTGCTTTTGTTTCCAGCACTGTGG taGAGAGTTACAAATGTGCACAATGTGAACTTGAAGAGTGTAACAATGACAATAAGAAAACTTGTGATCCCTCTCACGGCTGcttcagtgaaaagaaagaacTTAATACGACAG GGCAGCGGCCCCAGAGTATCCTGAGGAAAGGCTGTTCTTCAAGCAAGTGTGATCCAAAGGCCTTCTCAGCCACACTGGGGGATAAGCACACATTTGGGTATGGCTATCAATGCTGCCAAGCTGAAGAGTGTAACAAAGCGGACTTCCAAG TGGCTCGGAAGTCCTCAGCTCCCAATGGCATTACCTGTCCTGCCTGCTACAATGACCAGGGTTTTACCTGCCAACCAACTGACCTCGCCTGTAAAGGGGAAGAGAATAAGTGTCTTGAGTTTGTAGGCACAG TTAAGGGTGCCCAACCAGTATTTGGTATGGGTTGTGCAACTGAAACTGCTTGCAACTTGAGGAATATGGAAGTGACAAATGACGTAAGAATCCATACCTACTGTGTAGGCAGCGGTAGTGGAAGCCCCCAGCTGACATCCATCATCTCATCAATTCTGACTGCTCTCTTTCTGCTGAAAGTCTTGCTTTGA
- the LOC129032986 gene encoding protein RoBo-1-like isoform X2, whose amino-acid sequence MSLSSSLKSLLTVCVLAAFVSSTVESYKCAQCELEECNNDNKKTCDPSHGCFSEKKELNTTGQRPQSILRKGCSSSKCDPKAFSATLGDKHTFGYGYQCCQAEECNKADFQVARKSSAPNGITCPACYNDQGFTCQPTDLACKGEENKCLEFVGTVKGAQPVFGMGCATETACNLRNMEVTNDVRIHTYCVGSGSGSPQLTSIISSILTALFLLKVLL is encoded by the exons ATGTCCCTGTCCTCCAGCCTAAAGAGTCTCCTCACCGTCTGTGTCCTCGCTGCTTTTGTTTCCAGCACTGTGG AGAGTTACAAATGTGCACAATGTGAACTTGAAGAGTGTAACAATGACAATAAGAAAACTTGTGATCCCTCTCACGGCTGcttcagtgaaaagaaagaacTTAATACGACAG GGCAGCGGCCCCAGAGTATCCTGAGGAAAGGCTGTTCTTCAAGCAAGTGTGATCCAAAGGCCTTCTCAGCCACACTGGGGGATAAGCACACATTTGGGTATGGCTATCAATGCTGCCAAGCTGAAGAGTGTAACAAAGCGGACTTCCAAG TGGCTCGGAAGTCCTCAGCTCCCAATGGCATTACCTGTCCTGCCTGCTACAATGACCAGGGTTTTACCTGCCAACCAACTGACCTCGCCTGTAAAGGGGAAGAGAATAAGTGTCTTGAGTTTGTAGGCACAG TTAAGGGTGCCCAACCAGTATTTGGTATGGGTTGTGCAACTGAAACTGCTTGCAACTTGAGGAATATGGAAGTGACAAATGACGTAAGAATCCATACCTACTGTGTAGGCAGCGGTAGTGGAAGCCCCCAGCTGACATCCATCATCTCATCAATTCTGACTGCTCTCTTTCTGCTGAAAGTCTTGCTTTGA
- the LOC129033020 gene encoding nascent polypeptide-associated complex subunit alpha, muscle-specific form-like, which yields MLSSWPAALLSCPSSQGILPHLPSQPPTSAGWCTNSWPGALTLPAPTSPGRCTDSRPGALTLPAPTSPGRCTDSRPGALTLPAPTSRGRCTDSRPGALTLPAPTSPGRCTDSRPGALTVPAPTSPGRCTDSRPGALAVPAPTSPGRCTDSRPGALTVPAPTSPGRCTDSRPGALTVPAPTSPGRCTDSRPGALTVPAPTSPGRCTDSRPGALTVPAPTSPGRCTDSRPGALTVPAPTSPGWCTNSRPGALTIPGHLLAPFLVPSASQSSHLSFDEKEKGRLKIDSPPTCPFPRPILVDQHHSKNSYHLVRIHYEPT from the exons ATGCTTTCCTCTTGGCCTGCAGCCTTGCTTTCATGCCCTTCTTCACAG GGcatcctgcctcacctcccaagcCAGCCTCCCACGTCAGCTGGGTGGTGTACTAATTCATGGCCAGGAGCACTGACTCTTCCTGCTCCCACGTCACCTGGGCGGTGTACTGATTCACGGCCGGGAGCACTCACTCTTCCTGCTCCCACGTCACCTGGGCGGTGTACTGATTCACGGCCGGGAGCACTGACTCTTCCTGCTCCCACGTCACGTGGGCGGTGTACTGATTCACGGCCGGGAGCACTGACTCTTCCTGCTCCCACGTCACCTGGGCGGTGTACTGATTCACGGCCGGGAGCACTGACTGTTCCTGCTCCCACGTCACCTGGGCGGTGTACTGATTCACGGCCGGGAGCACTGGCTGTTCCTGCTCCCACGTCACCTGGGCGGTGTACTGATTCACGGCCGGGAGCACTGACTGTTCCTGCTCCCACGTCACCTGGGCGGTGTACTGATTCACGGCCGGGAGCACTGACTGTTCCTGCTCCCACGTCACCTGGGCGGTGTACTGATTCACGGCCGGGAGCACTGACTGTTCCTGCTCCCACGTCACCTGGGCGGTGTACTGATTCACGGCCGGGAGCACTGACTGTTCCTGCTCCCACGTCACCTGGGCGGTGTACTGATTCACGGCCGGGAGCACTGACTGTTCCTGCTCCCACGTCACCTGGGTGGTGTACTAATTCACGGCCAGGAGCATTGACTATTCCTGGCCACCTCCTTGCACCTTTCCTGgttccctcagcctctcaaagttctcaTCTTTCCTTTGATGAGAAAGAGAAGGGCAGACTGAAAATAGACTCACCACCCACCTGTCCTTTCCCCCGCCCCATACTGGTGGACCAGCATCACAGTAAAAATAGTTATCACTTAGTAAGAATTCATTATGAGCCAACTTAG